The DNA sequence GAATCGCAAAAAAAATCCTTTAATAAACAATGAGTTAAAAAAATATCCCGCCGCCGCGTCCGGTATGTTGAGGCATTCCGCCCCAACCAGGGCTTTTCGTCCGCAAATCCGCCCACAAAAAGATTCAAATGTCCGAGATGGGAGTATATTAAAACTGTTGGGGCATTTCGCAGAACCGAGGCCGCCGGCCCCTACAGGAGAGCGGACATGGATACCGTCCTTTGGGCAACGTTTCTTTCCTTGGTCCTGTTTGCAATCTACCACCCGCAACTGGGGGAGGCGCTTCACGTCTACTTCCGTTTCCACAGACGGCATCCGCTCAGATGCCCCGAAACGGGACGCCTCGCCTCGGTGAAAATTGACGCCGCCCGCGCCGCCCGGTACGCCCTGAGGGGAATCTGCGCCCTCGAGATCGCAGACTGCACGCGGTGGCCCGGACGATTGGGATGCAATCAGGCCTGCCTGAAAGTTCTTCTGCTTTCGAACGGGACGGCAGGCTCGGCGAATGGGCTTCTCACACGAAATTGAAGAAAGGAGATGCGCAGATGTACGAAAATCCTCTGCTCCTGGTGGGCGCCATCTTTGCTGCCGGCGCGCTTCTCGTGCTGCTGCCGATCGTGCTCATGGTGTACCAGCGCTTCGGCCCCCGGGTTGCGCTCCGCTGTCCGGAAACCGGAATCCTGACATCTCTGCAAGTCGGGGCGGGACGGGCCATGTGGTCTTCGATGTTCGGCGCGGCCAAGCTCCGCATCAAGGATTGCGCCCGCTGGCCCGAGCGTGCGGACTGCGATCAGGCATGCTTGCAGGAGTCGAACCTTCCCCCGGAGCCTGTTGTCGTGCGTCAAGCCTCGGAGGGAATCTTCCGGTAGGCGGACCGTTCAGAAAAAAGCGTCTCCGCTCGCCGGAGGCGTTTTTGCGTCCGCTTCGTTTCGAGGCGCGCTAGCTCTTCGCCTCACCGTCCGGCTCGGGGAACGCCTCCGGCCAGGAAGTGACCATCTCCTTGAGATAGTTCTTCACTTTCCCCGGGTCTAGCTGGACCGACTTCTTGATCTTGTCCACCTCCCCCTGTGCCTCGACCGGAATCCGAATCGAATCCATGAAGCGGTTGAACATGTTGAAAAAACCGCTCATCAGCGTCAGGTCCACCAGCTCGGCCTCGGAAAAATGCTTGCGGACTTCTTCGAACACATCGTCCCGATCGCGCGCGGTGTTTTTCGTCACATGCTCGGCCCATAGCACCGCCGCCCGCTCCCGCGGAGAGAGATGCAGCGATTCCATGTAGTCGTCCGAGCCGATCGCCTCTATCTGCTCATCCGTGATGCCCGCCGCTTGACCAAGCGACGTATTGTGGACCAGTCAGTAGGCGCATCCGTTCAGATGGCTCGTTTTGATGATGACCATTTCCTTGATCTTCGAGGAAAGAAAACTCCCCGCCCCCTCGCGCTGCAACACCGCCCCGAAGGGCAGCAGCAGCTTCGCCACATGCGGGGAGTGCGCCGCAATCCGGTAGAAGTTGGGCACCCGGCCCAGCATCTGCGCGACTGCCTCGTACAAGCGGGCGACATCCCCCTCGGCGTCTTCG is a window from the bacterium genome containing:
- a CDS encoding carboxymuconolactone decarboxylase family protein, producing the protein MESLHLSPRERAAVLWAEHVTKNTARDRDDVFEEVRKHFSEAELVDLTLMSGFFNMFNRFMDSIRIPVEAQGEVDKIKKSVQLDPGKVKNYLKEMVTSWPEAFPEPDGEAKS